The DNA sequence CGACGGCACTCCCGTCGACGTCGCCCCGCGTACGGCGCTGCGCACCCGGCTCGCGGCGGCCGAGGAGCTCGGCATCGTCCCGTCCGTCGGGCTCGAACACGAAGTCACCTTCTACCGCGCGGACGGGACACCGCTCACCTCGCACGGCATCGACTACGCCCTCGGCGGCACCGAACCCCTCGCTCCCCTGCTGCGTGACGTGCGCGGCACGCTCCGCGAGGCGGCACTCGGGGTGGAGTCCGCGCGCGCCGAATGCCACCCGGGCCAGTACGAGATCGTCCTGCGGCACCGTGACGCGCTGGCGGCCTGCGACGACGCCATGATCCAGCAGACACTCGTCAGGCAGGCCGCGGCACGGCACTCCGTCAGCGCCTCCTACCTGGCCGCCGAAGGACCGGGGCAGGGCAGTTCCTGCCACGTCCACCTCTCCCTCAACAGCCTGGAGGGCCACAATCTCGGAGCCGACGACGCCGACCCCCGGAGCCCCAGCCGTCTTCTCGGTTCGTTCCTCGCCGGAGTGCTGCGTGCCGCCTCCGACCTGACCCCCGTCTGGGCGCCCACCACGAATTCCTACGTCCGCCTGCGCACCGGGGACTTCGCGCCCACACAGGTGCGCTGGGGCGCCGACGACCGCACGGCCGCCGTACGCCTCGCCGGACACGGGCCCTCACTCCGCCTGGAATGCCGGTTTCCCGGAGCCGACGCGCAGCCGCACCTCGTCGTCGCGGCACTGCTGGCCGCCGGGCTGTCGGGCATCGAGGACGACCTGCCCACACCGCCGGCCGGGGAGACCCTCGACCGGCTCGCCACCACCCCCTGGCAGGCACTGGAGCGCTTCTCGACGTCCAAGCTGGCGGCCCGCCTCCTGGGTGAGGAGTTCGTCGCCCACTACGCGGCGCTGTTCGGTTCCGAACTCGATGCCTGGTGCGAGACCGTCACCGACTGGCAGCGCAGGCGTGGGGCCCTGAGGTCATGACCACCACAGCCCCCGCACCGGAGCGCCCGGCGAGCCCCTTCAAGGAGCTCGCCGGGGCTCCGGCCCTGCTGTCGCTGCTCGGCTGGAGCCTCGTCGGCCGCCTCCACCTGTCGGCGACCCTCGTCGCACTCCTCGTCGTCGCCGCCGACAACACCGGCTCCTACGCCACCGCCGGCTTGGTCACCGGCGCGCTCGTGCTCGGCCAGGGCATCACCGGGCCGCTGCGCGGCCGTACGGTCGACCGGCGCCCCGCAGCCCGCATCCTCGTCTGGACCTCCCTGCTGTACGGGGCGGGGCTCGCCGCCCTCGCCGCCGTGCCCGAGGCCGCCGGCTGGCAGGCCCTGGCCGGTGCGGCCTTCGTCGTCGGCCTGGCCTGCCCGCCCTCCACCCAGGTCTCGCGCTGCAAGGTGGCCCAGCTCGCCGAAGGCACCCTGCGCCAGCGCGCGTACAACCTCCAGGCCACCGTCAACGAACTGGTCCTGGTCACCGGCCCCGGAGCCGCTTCCCTGTGCATCGCCCTCGTCGGCGCCCGCGCCTCCGTCGCCGCCTGCGGAGCGCTCGCCGCACTCGGCGGGCTCGGTCTCGCACGCGCCGTACGCCGCGCCGGGGTCGACGCTCCGCCCGCCCGTACGGGCGGAGCGGAAGCGGGTGACACGTCCTCGCTCGCCCGCAGGTCGCTGCTGCGCAACCCCGCGGCGGTAAGGGCCATCGCCGCCGTCACCGTCCTCATCGCCGGATTCTCGGTCGTCGACTTCATCCTGATCTCCTGGTCACACGCGCGCGGGGCCCCCGAACTCGGTGGGCTCCTCACCGGCGTGTGGGCCATCAGCTCAGCCGCCGGTGGACTCGCCGCCACGTTCTGGCTCACCGGCACCGCCGTACTGTGGCGCCGGCTCGTGCTCGTCACCGTCGGCGTCGCCCTGCTGCTCCCCGCACTCTCCGAACGGCTCGGCGGCGGCACCGCGTGGACCGTCGCCGCGGCCCTGGCCCTCGGCGGCGCCGTCATCCCGCCCGCGCTCGCCGCCCTCTACGACAGCGTCGCCGAGTTCGCGGGCGACGCGCACCGCGCCGAGGCGTTCGGCTGGATCGCCGCCACGACCACGGCTGCGTCCGCCGTGGCCAATCCGGTCGCCGGAGCCGTCCTCGACCGCTGGGGAGCGATGGCGGCGGCAACCATCGCGCTCACCGCGTGTTGCCTCGCCACCGCACTGATCACCGGACAGCGAAGGACCAAGAGCCTGACAGAACACATGAGTTGAGCGACCTCCCCGAGCAGGTCCGCCCGATCCGAGCCGCGCTGCCCCGGCACCGCACCGCCCGTACCGGCGACGCTTTCCTGCCACGGCACGGTCACTCTTTCGGTTGTCCCTGGCCGCGTATGACGACCCGTTGTCCCCATGGAGGGGAAGATCGCCTTGGCTGGCCGAGGGTCAGCACTGATGCCGAGGAGGCAAGCATGCATGCGATCGAAGAGCGGGTGAAGAAGGTCATCGCGGCACAGCTCGATGTCGAGGAAGAGGCGGTGACTTCCTCCAAGCACCTCGTCAATGACTTCGGAGCAGATGCCCTTGCGATGAACGAAGTCATCACGGGCCTCGAAACGGAGTTCCAGATGGTGCTCTCCGACGAGGAGGTTGAGAAGATCACCACGGTCCAGGGGGCCATCGATTGCGTCAGGCTTGTCGTAACAGGAGAGTAAGGGCGTCGGTGAACCCGGGCACCGCGCTGCGTCGTTCAACCCCGGCAGGAATGCCGTGGGGGCCACATACGGGTCGACGTGGGTGCGACGAGCCACCTGGACCGACACGGGTGCGATGACGTTCATCGCCGACGTCCGAGGTAGTGGCCAGCGCGCATGCGCGCTGGCCGGGGCCGCGCCGGATGGCCGGCCCCCCCTCCGCTGCCGCCGGCCGGCGGGCGGCAGCGTGCAGGACGGAAAGGCAAGAGCGGTTGCGGTTGCGGTTGCGGTTGCGGTTTGCGGCGAGTCCCCAGGCTGAGATCGACCCCTCACATCGCCGCTGCTCCCACGGCCGACGCGACGCATCAGTTCCAGGACTGGCCGATATTCCCCTGAAGGATGCGCCATTTATCGTTGCTCTGATAAAAGTCGGCGTTCGTCTGGCAGGCGGCGAAGTCCGCTTGCTGACTGCCGGCATGTGAAGGGACGGCGACTTCCCCGGTGGCGACATGGGGGCCGGCCTTGATGGCGTAGCCGAAGGACTTCAGGTTTCCCAGCTCCCGCCCGTACACCTTCAATCGCTGGCCATCATGAATGTTTCCCTGTCGCCGCTGGGAAGCGAGATAGAAGTTGACGCCCGCGTGGACGCCGCCGAGCAGCCATGCGTCGTTCACCAGGATCGACCATCTGTCCGTGTTGAGGATCGTGCCGGAGTCGGTGCCTGCGTTCTGAGAAATGGTCTGAAGGTTTTCTCTCAAAATGTCGTCGATACCGGCCCCTCGGGGCGCGTTCCCCTCAGCCGGTCGTAGGCCGCCCGCGATCAGCCCGTCGATGGCGTTGGTCTGACACGCCCTTCGCGTGTTGTCGTAGACCAGCCAGGCCACGTTCACCCGCGTCCGGTCGAATGCACTCCTTCCGTTGATCTGATCGGTCCCGGCCGCCTCGTAGAGGTGCCGCGCAGCGGCTGCGGCATCCGCGAAATCACTCTTGTTGCTCCAGGTCATGATGAGACTCTGACCAGCCAGAATGCGGCAGGCCAGGCAGGGAAGGCGGGCTCACTCGTTCGGGGGATGAAAAAGCGTTTCTCCAACGGCGCGTGCCCCAGCGCACGCCGGGATACGTGGAGGCGCGCTTTCGCGCGACGAGCGACGAGCGCCGAGCGCCGAGAGGAGCAGGTGCGGGCTGCTGCGGCAGACACACGCGAGCTGACCGAGCCGCCCACCGCCGCCCGGCCGCTTTCTCCGCGCTGCACCAGGACGTTGAGCGTCGGTCCGGGCGGGTCAGACGTCTTCGGGTGTGCCGAGGACGCGGCAGAGCCCGGACACCGAGGTGGCGAGCACGGTCAGGGCGGGCGGGGCGTCGGGGCCGAGGCTGTCAGGTCGGGGAGCGCGGGCGACGAGGCGCGGATCGACGGTTGGCCCGCCTGCGCACCATGTGCACACCGCCGCGGCCAGGTCTTCCACGGCCCGGACCGCTTCGGCGGTGGCCGGGTGGCCGGGTGCCTCGGCGGAGAGCTGCTCGGCGCGGCGGTAGAGGCTCGGCAGGTATCTCCAGGCTGCGACGGCCCGTTGGGCCGGCGCAGAGTATCGGTCGCTGTCGGTGGCCGATGGGACACGTGTGAGTGCGGCGGCGACGAGATCGTCGGCGAGCGGGCTGGGGCCGGGCCGGGTGGTCAGATGGACGGTGGCCGTCATGGTCGCGGTGGCGGTGGTCGCCGCGACCGTGGGGCGCAGGACGCCGTCCGGCCCGGGTGGTGCCGGAATGGTCAGCTGAAAGGTGATGCGAGCTGACTCCACGTTGTAGAGGGGCCACCCGAGGAGGTCGGCGAGGGCGATGTGCAGGGCGCTGCGGGCCGGGCCGACAGCAGCCGCCATGTGCGCGACGGGCTGCGGGTGGCCGTCGTCGTCGGACGTGAGCAGATGTCGGGCCGCGCTCACCAGCCCGGCACCCACGGCGCCGACTTGCCCGTCCAGCACCGTGCGGCAGGCCTGGGCGAGCAGTGCGGCCAGGGGCGCGGCCTGCCCCGGGCCCTCCTCGCCTTCCGCGCGCAGCGCGGGGGCCCGACCCGTGCCCGTATCGCTTGCGCAGGTCACGAGCTTCCCACGGAGACCACCTCGGTCACTGGGTGGCTTTCGACGTCGATGACGTATTCCCAGATCTGACGGGCCGTCTTGTTCCAGCTCTCGGCGGCACTGTTCCAGGCGTCTGCAGAAGGCTTGAGATTTCCGGCGGCCCGGTTGACGCTGTCGATTTCCTGGTTGTACAGCGTGAGACATTCGTCCACGGATCTGAAGGGGGTCTCATTCTCCAGAACGGACTGGGCGCTACCCCACCCTTCTTCGGCGAGGCCGCAGGCCGTGTTGACGCTTTCCGTCTTGACGGCGGCCAGAAGAGGATCGGTCAGATCCTCGAGCTTGAGCGTCAATTCCATGCAGGTCGCTTCCAGCTCGTCGGCGGTCATCCGGCCGGCGCGGAAGTCATCCGGTACCGCTTGGGGCACCAGCGCGTCCCATACCTGCTGTGCGGCTGTGGCCGCATTGTCCTGCACGGGCCAGAAACCGCGAACCTGCGCGGACGGGCCCCACATCTCCCGGATCTCCCCAGCGGTCTCGTTGTAACGCTTCAGAGTTTCCGCGACGGCCGTCGGGTCCTCGTACGTGTGAGCGATGCAGCCCTGCGCGACAGCCCCTTCGAGCTGGTGAAGTCGCTCGGGCAGACCCGTCAACCTCGG is a window from the Streptomyces sp. MMBL 11-1 genome containing:
- a CDS encoding glutamine synthetase family protein, giving the protein MTGDQRPAAAFWQRPAGPRALADRAEAGDRIRAAFAGRSPDRLTLLAPDPHGRFAAVDLDGGFALDSVFDGGYGACTYLFAWTVERGTVPAPELQRYYETYGDLVLHPDPATLTPQPGEDGSWYVVCDAAWPDGTPVDVAPRTALRTRLAAAEELGIVPSVGLEHEVTFYRADGTPLTSHGIDYALGGTEPLAPLLRDVRGTLREAALGVESARAECHPGQYEIVLRHRDALAACDDAMIQQTLVRQAAARHSVSASYLAAEGPGQGSSCHVHLSLNSLEGHNLGADDADPRSPSRLLGSFLAGVLRAASDLTPVWAPTTNSYVRLRTGDFAPTQVRWGADDRTAAVRLAGHGPSLRLECRFPGADAQPHLVVAALLAAGLSGIEDDLPTPPAGETLDRLATTPWQALERFSTSKLAARLLGEEFVAHYAALFGSELDAWCETVTDWQRRRGALRS
- a CDS encoding MFS transporter, translated to MTTTAPAPERPASPFKELAGAPALLSLLGWSLVGRLHLSATLVALLVVAADNTGSYATAGLVTGALVLGQGITGPLRGRTVDRRPAARILVWTSLLYGAGLAALAAVPEAAGWQALAGAAFVVGLACPPSTQVSRCKVAQLAEGTLRQRAYNLQATVNELVLVTGPGAASLCIALVGARASVAACGALAALGGLGLARAVRRAGVDAPPARTGGAEAGDTSSLARRSLLRNPAAVRAIAAVTVLIAGFSVVDFILISWSHARGAPELGGLLTGVWAISSAAGGLAATFWLTGTAVLWRRLVLVTVGVALLLPALSERLGGGTAWTVAAALALGGAVIPPALAALYDSVAEFAGDAHRAEAFGWIAATTTAASAVANPVAGAVLDRWGAMAAATIALTACCLATALITGQRRTKSLTEHMS
- a CDS encoding acyl carrier protein, producing MHAIEERVKKVIAAQLDVEEEAVTSSKHLVNDFGADALAMNEVITGLETEFQMVLSDEEVEKITTVQGAIDCVRLVVTGE